CCTGCGGACTCGGCGCCGCGGACGACGCGCGGCCGACTGCCAGGGAGACGACAAGCCAGATCGCGTGCGCCAAGAGGGGACAGCTGCCCGCGTCCGGTTCCACCGCCCAGCAGAACGCGATGACGCACTGGATGAATGAGTACCAAAAGGCGTGCCCTGGGGTGCAGATCCGATACGTGCCCGTCGGGTCGGGCGCCGGTGTCGCCCAGTTTCTGCGCGGGGCGACGGTGCTCGGCGGGACCGACAGCCCGCTGAAGCCGGACGAGATCGAGGATTCCCGTGAGGTGTGCCCAGGGGGCAGAGCTATCGATCTGCCGATGGTCGGTGGTCCCATCGCTCTTGGCTACAACCTCTCAGGCGTGGAGAACCTGGTACTCGACGCCCCCACTCTCGCGAAGATCTTCGACTCGGAGATCACCCGGTGGAACGCTCCGGCCATCCAGCGCCTGAACCCCGGCCTGCGGCTGCCTCCAACCCGCATCAGCGCGCTGCACCGCTCCGACGGGTCGGGCACAACCCAGAACTTCAACGCCTACCTCTCCGGGGCCGCGCCGGACGAGTGGCCCTACCCCAAGGAGAAAACCTGGCGGGCCAAGGGAGGCAACTCCGCGTCAGGTTCCGACGGGGTGGCATCCCAGGTAGCAAGTACCGACGGTGCGATCGGCTACTTCGAGCTCTCCTTCGCCAAGTCCGGCAAAATCCCCACGGTCCGACTCGACACGGGTGCGCCCGAGCCTGTCGCCGTCTCCGCCGAGACCGCATCGGCCGGTATCGCCGCAGGCCATGTGGCCGGAACCGGCAAGGACATGACGGTGAAGTTCGACTACAAGACCAAGGCCGCCGGGGCCTACCCCATCGTCCTCGTCACGTACGAGATCGTCTGCGACAAGGGCACCCCCGCCGACGTCCTGCCCGCCCTCAAGTCCTTCCTGACCCATACCGCGGGCGCGGAGGGACAGAAGGACCTCTCCCGGATTCACTACGCCCCCCTGCCGGAAGAGGTGGCCGGCCGGGTCCGCGAAATCGTCCGCACTCTGTCCTGACAGGGGCGGAGTCACTTTTCGGCGGCGAGCAATTCGGCGATTCCCCGGGCAGCGTCCCGGCAGGGAGGAGTACGCGGCCGGGGAGAACAAGTGCAGCGATTCCCAGGTGTGCTGCCAGGTGCCGCCCGCCCCGGCCTGGGCGTCGAGGATGACAGAGTCCAGGTCGAGGTGGCGCAGGTGGTAGCCGGCGGCGAGCCCTGACTGGCCCCGCCGATCACCACGACCTGGGCCGCCTTGGTCATGCCGCCGGCTGCCGGGAGCCGGCCCGCCCCTGCATGAAGATGAGCGCCACCAGGGCCAGTCCGACCACGGCACCCGCCAGTTGGGCGCCGATGAAGCCCGGGACCGAGCCGGGCGCGATACCCGCGAACGTGTCGGTGAACGCGCGGCCGATCGTCACCGCCGGATTGGCGAACGAGGTGGATGACGTGAACCAGTACGCGGCGCCGATGTAGGAGGCGACGGCGACCGGCGCGAAGCGCAGGCGGTCGGTGCGGGCCAGGCCGAAGATCAGCAGGATCAGACCCGCCGTGGCCACGACCTCACCGAGCAGCAGATTCCCGGCTGAGCGGTCATGAGTGGACCACTTCACCAGCGGCTCGCCGAACATCGCGTCGGCCAGTACGGCGCCCGCGATCGCTCCCGCGATCTGGGTGGGGACGTACACGGCCGCCTCGCGGGCGGTGACGCCGGCACCGCCGCGGCGGGCGGTCCACCACTCGGCGAGGGTGACCGCGGGGTTGAAGTGCGCGCCGGACACCGGACCGAGAAGGGCGATCAGGACACCGAGTCCGAAGACGGTGGCGATGGAGTTGGCCAGCAGCTGGAGGCCGACGTCCTGGCTCAGCTCGGTGGCCTGGATGCCGGACCCGACCACCACCGCGACCAGCGCGGCGGTGCCGACCAGCTCGGCTGCGGCCCGGGCCACCAGCGGCGTGCGGGGCGGGGTGGCGCCCGGCGCGGGCTGGGGCTCGGCAGCGGGTGACTCCACCGTGGTCTCGGGACCGACGGCCGACGTGGCGCTCAACAGGACTCCTTCGTGCAGATACGACAGGACGACGTGATCAGGGCGCGATCAGGGGCAGGAGCGCTTGAGGTTCGCCTCGGCTGTGGCACGCGCGGTCTCGGCCAGGTCGGAGAACTGACCGGCGAGCTGGACGATGACCTCGGGCCGCAGCTTGTAGTAGGTGAAGCGGCCGCACGGCTCCGTCTCGACGACACCGGCCTCGCGCAGCACCTTCAGGTGGTTGGAGAGGTTGGTCTGCTTGGCACCGGTCTCCTCGACCAGGTGCGTGGTGCAGAGCGTCTCGTGGGCGAGCAGGGTCACGATCTGGAGCCTGAGCGGGTCGGCCAGCACCCGCATCAGGTCAGTGTCGACTGACGTCATCATGGGCTGATACTCTCACATCAGCCGGAGCTGACACCAGTCCGGACTGAGTCGTAGGGCCCGTCGAAGGGGTTCCCATGTCCGCCTCGCCACTCCCCGCCCTGCCCGATGCACGTCTTGCCGCCGGAGCGGCCCGCCTGGCCGCCCGGCACCAGGGCCACTTCTCCGTGGAGACCGTGCAGCAGCTGCTCGCCGACTCCCACCAGCTCCTCGCCGAGCACGCGCGGGTGTACCGATGAACCACGCCTGTCCGCAGACCTGTTGAACCGATACACGAAGGAAGAACCGATGTCCTCCACCACCCCCGCCGCGTCCGTGCTGTTCGTCTGCGTCCACAACGCCGGGCGTTCGCAGATGGCCGCCGCTTGGCTGACCCACCTGGCCGGGGACCGTATCGAGGTCCGCTCTGCGGGATCCAACCCCGGCGACGCCGTGAACCCGGCCGCGGTAGAGGCGATGCGCGAGGTCGGCATCGACATCTCCGCCGAGACCCCGAAGATCCTCACGGTCGACGCTGTCCGCGAGTCGGACGTCTGCATCACCATGGGCTGCGGCGACACGTGCCCGGTCTTCCCCGGCAAGCGGTACTTGGACTGGAAGCTGGACGACCCGGCCGGGCAGGGCGTCGAGGCCGTCCGCCCCATCCGCGATGAGATCAAGAAGCTCGTCGAGGGCCTGATCGCCGAGATCGACGCGGAGACCGCCAAGTGAGCGGCGAGACCCGGAGCGTCATCGTCATAGGCTCCGGCCCCGCCGGCTACACCGCCGCTCTCTCCTCCACGCGTACGAACCTCCCCGGTGTGTTCGCCGCGGGCGACGTCGGCGACCACACCTACCGCCAGGCCGTCACCGCTGCGGGCTCCGGCTGCGCGGCGGCCCTGGACGCGGAGCGGTACCTTGCCGCCCTCAGCGACAAGACAGCGGCGCCGGTCGCCGCGACCGTCTGACACCGGCTGGGAAGGTGGCCGCGCAGGCGAGGAGCGATCACCGGTGGCAACGGAGGCCTATCGACTCCCCCCCCGAGGCTCTCATGGGCAAAACTGTCAGGTCAGGGCGCCGACCGATGACCGCAGCATGTCCTGTACCGCTTCCATCCCCTCGCGGTCCACCGTGTACCAGACCCAGGTGCCGCGCTTCTCCCGCGACAGGAGGCCCGCAGCGGCCATGGTCTTGAGGTGATGGCTGATGGTGGGCTGCCGCAGCCCGAGCTTCTCCGTCAGATTGCAGACGCAGGCCTCACCGCCGGGAGCGGTCTGGATCAGGTGCAGTAGCTGCAGCCGGGTGGGGTCAGCGATCGCCTTCAGCACGCGAGCGGTGCGCTCGATCTGCTCCCGCCCCGGGAGGGGGGCGGTCAAGGTGGGCGCGCATGCCCCAGTTGGCTCCTCGCACGTCTGGCCCGATGCAGGGACGGTCATCTAGGCAGCATACGAATCGACTTCGCCCGAATGGCTGGTCGTAGGCTCCCCGTGTCACCTGTTCACTTGGGGTTCACCCTTCTCGCTGACGCCGCCGATGACCGGGCCCAGCACGTACACGAGGATCGAGAACCTGGCGGTCGAGAGCTCGGATACGTCGTACTCGTCCTGCCCGCCGCGGGCAGCTGAGACCAGCGGGAAGGACAAGCCCGGCCGGATGCTGGGGCCGGATGCCCGCTGGTGGCGGTCGCCGCACTCAGGTCGGAGCAGGTCGCGGTCGCGCCCGCGCAGATGCTCGATCTCGTCGACGGCTACTGGGAGGGCCGGCTGCCCGACGGCGAGGTCTCGCTGGTGTGAGGGGTTGGAGGGCGTCCGCATTCCGCAGTGGCTTGCATGTCATGGAGGACCCGTTCGATCTGCTGCTGGACAGGCTGGGCCTTTCCCCGGCGGTCGAACCGGGTGGTGACGGCTGACCTTCGCCTCGCGACGCGAAGAACCCGCCGCCCCGGGTCCAGTTCCGCGCCGCGACACCGAAGAGCCCCTCCCCGACTTCTCGACAGGGGTTCTCGGCTGCGAGGGACGTGTGGGGATGTGGTCGGACGAGGGCGTGGCCTACGGCGCGAGCCACTCCGCCTGGAGCTGGGGAGCCACGTTGGTCTCTCCTGTGAACAGCCAGGCCGAGGTGGCGACACTTCCGGTGGTCTGGAAGGCCCTGAGGGAGATCACGTCACCGACATTCAGCTGAACAATCGTTGACACGTCCTGCGAGGTGCCCATGCCTACCGGGGCGTCCGAGGTGTCCTGCCCGTCAAAGGCGACGACACTGCCGTTGACGGAGATACGAAGTTGACGCTGCCCCTCGTTATTCGCAGTGAAGTTCCAGAGAATCCTTCCCTTGAGGAGGTAGCGCCCGGCGGTGTTGACTTCCAGCGTCGAGTTCGTCGCGTCGAACATCGTGTCCGTGTCGTAGGCGGCGCCACTGAAAATGATCTGGGTCTCGGCGTTGGCCGGGATGGTCTGAGATTCGGCGGCGAAGATGCTCGCACCCACATTGACCGTGGGCCCGGCAGGCCCGGCAGGCCCGGCAGGCCCGGCAGGCCCGGCAGGTCCGGCAGGCCCGGTCGATCCCGCGGGCCCGGCAGGCCCCGTAGCCCCGGTCGGTCCCGTAGCCCCCGTCGGTCCCGTCGGTCCCATCGGGCCCTCGCACTTGTCCTTGCCGCGGCGGTCCGACCCGTCCCTGCACTTGTCGTCTCCGCCGCCCGGGCCGCTCGACACGCTCACGCGTCCGCCCACGCTCTGAGCCGCGCCCGCGACCGGACTGACGAGCCCGGCCGCCAGGACCAGCGCGAGTGCGGCGACCGCGCCGCCCGCGGTCCAGTTGGCTCGACGAGTCAGCAGACCCAGTCGGGACCCTGTCCTGGCAGGACTCATGTACTCGCTCCTCGTTTCGACCGGTTGGGGACTCCACGTCCGATCCCAAGGGCGAGCTTGCCCCCCCCGCGCAGCCGATCGATCGTCACACCCGGTCGGCACACGCTGATTATCAATAACTCGGAGTAATCGGCAGATCCCAGGTGGGGTGCTTATCCTCCGCTGACCCGCACTCGGGGCGCGCGGCCGAGCGGGCACCGCTCCGAGCAGGTCCGGATCGACGCTCACGCTCCGGCTCACGCCTTCGGGGTCACCAGAGCGCCGGCCGCGGCCGGCGCCCCGCCATGCATCGGGTTGTGGCACGAAGTAGACAGCGACGCAAGCCTGTTGGCCCTCAGCCCGGGCAGGGGCTTCGGACAGCAGCGAGTCATGGTGGTACGCGCAGGAATGGGGGCACGGAAGGCTCTTCGGAAGCTGGGAAGCACCTGGGTGGATTGGATCAGACGCAGTTGCTGCACTTCACTGCTATGCGACGCCGAAAAGCCTCTGTCGGACTTCTCCGACAGGGGCTCTCAGCTGCGGTGACAGCGCCCCGAGGGGAATTGAAGCAGGTCGGCAGCCCGGAAGCCTACGTACCGCCTCCTCCTGGAGAAGCGCAGCCACATGGCCGGAGGCTCCCCGCCGGTCGGCGGGGGGTGGTTCGGACACGTGCCGGATGGTAGAAGTCAATATTTTTTCGGAGCCTGAAAGCATGGATACAGCTTTTCAGCACCGGGCCAGGCCGTCCGTGTCGCCGGCCTCGGACGACTCTTCCTTGTGTGCGCCCTTCTGTGCGTCGGCAAACGGCGATTGATCGGTCTCGATCCGATCTCCGCACCGGGTGCCTGCCGCTGCCCCTGGCCGGTCAACCGGCGATCGGAAGGCGCTGGGCGCCGCTGTTGGTGTTACGTCCCGATGTGCGCAGCAGGGGCGTGACGGTTTCGGCGGTGATCTGACAGTGGACGGCCTGACTGGAGGCGACGGCACATGTCTTCCGAGACCACGGCGGGCACGGATGGTGCAGCGGTTGGCACCGAGAGCCTGCTGGTGGAGGTTCTGGGTGGTGTTCTGCGTACCGAGCGGGTGCCGGTGGACGCTGATTTCTTCACGGATCTGGGTGCTGATTCGCTGGTGATGGCTCAGTTCTGTGCGCGGGTGCGCAAGCGGGACGATCTGCCGACGGTGTCGATGAAGGACATCTACCAGCACTCGACGGTTCGGAGCCTGGCTGCTGCGTTCACGGACAGCACCTTCTCCCCGGCGCAGGAGGACGCACTGTCCGTTGGGGTGGTTGAGTCCCCGACGGATGTGCCAGTCGCCGGCACCGAGAGCCTGCTGGTGGAGGTTCTGGGTGGTGTTCTGCGTACCGAGCGGGTGCGGGTGGACGCTGATTTCTTCACGGATCTGGGTGCTGATTCGCTGGTGATGGCTCAGTTCTGTGCGCGGGTGCGCAAGCGGGACGATCTGCCGACGGTGTCGATGAAGGACATCTACGAGCATTCGACGATCCAGAGCCTGGCCGCCGCGTTCGCGGACGCTCCCGCCGCTGTCCAGCCCACGGCACCCGGGCGCGCGCCGTCACAGCCCTCCCAGCCGGCCCCGGGGCGTGGCGATGCCCCGTCCGAGGCATCGGGTGCGCCGCAGTCCGGCCCCTGGCGGTATGTGCTGTGCGGGACGGCCCAGCTGCTGATGTTCCTTGTTTTCTCCTCCCTCGGCGCCACGATTGCCGTCCTCGGTTACGAGTGGACCCTGGAAGGCTCGGGGACGGCCGGCGTCTACCTGCGGGCGGTGTTGTTCAGTACAGCGCTCTTCTTCGGCGTCTGCGCGCTGCCCATTGCGGCCAAGTGGATACTCGTCGGCCGTTTCACCCCGCGCCGGTTCCCCGTGTGGAGTTTCGCCTACCTGCGATTCTGGTGCGTCAAGACCCTCATCCGAACCAGCCCGGTGCGTCTGTTCACCGGTTCACCGCTGTACGTGCTCTACCTCAGGGCCCTCGGCGCACGCATCGGAAAGGGCGTCACCATCCTTTCCCGCACCGTCCCTGTCTGCACCGACCTCCTGTCCATCGGTGACGGCACGGTCGTCCGCAAGGACGTGCTGATGTCCTGCTACCGGGCGCACGACGGCTGGATCGAGATGGGCCCCGTCACCCTTGGCGCTGATGTGACTGTCAGCGAGCAGGCCGTCGTCGACATCGGGACGTCGATGGGCGACGACACCCAGCTGGGCCACGCCTCCTCCCTGCATTCCGGGCAGGTGGTGCCGGTCGGAGAGTCGTGGCACGGCACTCCGGCGCAGTCGACGACGACCGATTTCCGGGCTGTCGAGCCTGCCGCTTGCGGCCCCCTTCGCAGGGCTTTCTACAGCCTGTCGCAGCTGCTTGCCATGCTGCTGGTGTACCTGCCGCTGACGCTGGCGGGGGTGAGCCTTGTGTTCACCGTGGTGCCGCAGCTGAACGCGGTGTTCACCTTGGGGCCGCCGGCCTTCACCAGCCCCGCGTTCTACCTCGAGGCGCTCGTCGCTTCCCTGGTGGCCTTCTTCGGCGGCATATTGGTGGGCCTGCTGGTGGTGAGCACGGTGCCACGGTTGCTCAGCCTGGCGATCAAACCGGGCACGGTCTACCCGCTGTACGGCTTCCACCACGGCATCCAGCGGGCGATCACGCGGCTGACCAACATCAGATTCTTCACCACGCTCTTCGGCGACAGCTCCGCGATCGTGCACTACCTGCGGTGCCTCGGATACGACCTGTGCCACATCGCGCAGACCGGGTCGAACTTCGGCACGCTGGTCAAGCACGACACCCCTTACCTCAGCACGGTCGGGAGTGGAACGATGGTCGCCGACGGCTTGTCGATCATCAACGCCGACTTCTCCAGCTCGTCCTTTTGCTGCTCCCCGACCTCGATAGGGCCGGGCAACTTCCTCGGCAACCGCATCCTCTACCCTTCACGCGGCCGGACCGGCGACAACTGCCTGCTCGCGACGAAGGTCATGGTCCCCATCGACGGGCCGGTGCGCGAAGGCGTGGGACTGCTTGGCTCACCCAGCTTCGAGATCCCGCGCACGGTGCTGCGCGACACCCAGTTCGACCACCTGGCCCACGGTGATGAGCTGCGCCGCCGACTCGCTGTCAAGAACAAGCACAACGCGCTCACCGCGAGCCTGCACCTGCTGGTGCGATGGTTCCACTTCTTCGTATTCGCCCTCATCACCATGGCCGCCGTCGAGCTCTACCAGACCATCGGTGTGCCGGCCTTCGTGCTGGCCGGTCTGCTCACCCTGGTGTTCACCATCGTCTACTTCACGCTGGTCGAACGGGCCGTTATACGAATCCGCCCGGTGAAGCCGCTGTACTGCTCGATCTACCAGGCCGACTTCTGGGGGCACGAACGCTTCTGGAAGCTGACGTCGCACCAGTACATGCAGGCCTTCAACGGCACCCCGTTCAAGACCATGGTCTGGCGGCTGCTGGGCGTGCGGATCGGCCGCCGGGTCTTCGACGACGGCTGCTCGATCACCGAGCGGACCCTCGTCAGCATCGGGGACGGCTGCACCCTCAACGCCGGGACGATCATCCAATGCCACTCGCAGGAGGACGGCGCCTTCAAGTCCGACCACGCCACGATCGGCGCGGGCGTGACCCTCGGCGTGAACGCGTTGGTCCACTACGGCACCACGATCGGCGACCAGGCACAGCTGGCCGCCGACTCCTTCCTGATGAAGGGCGAGGAAGTTCCCTCTCAAGCGCGGTGGGGCGGAAACCCGGCCCGAGAAGGCACCTCCGTGGCCCGCGTTCTTTGAGCTTCCTGCGGTCGGCGGGCGCGCTTCACGTCACCGTTGCTGAGCAGCCCACGGGAAACGATCTTGCTGTTCGCGGGAAATACCTGCGCGGCGCCACCCGTCGCGTCTGGCCAGCGCATTTCGTCGGTTCCCCACAAAACGAAGAGAAACCGACGCGGGGCGACTGGAGCTGATCGCCAGTCGGCCGGTGCGAGGTGGCCGGTGGGGGTCCGACCCGGCGGCTGGTTCTCCGCCTGTGGTGTCTGCCATTCCTGGTCGCCGTACTCGAGGGCCTGCCAGTGCCCGGCGCCCTCCGCGGGGCGCCGGTGACGCTGCGCCGGCGGCATACCGTGACCGGCCGTTCTGGCCATGCTGCTGAAGCTCACCCGGACCGGCATCGTCATTCACTGGTACGCGGAGCAGGGCCCGAAGTGGCTCGGCAGGGCGGCGCTCAACGGCCTGGTCGCTCTGCTCACGGGTGTCTCGGCGTTCGTCGTCACGGCCACCCCATCCCGAGACCGTGCGCAGAGCGAGGCTCTTGAGCGCGACTGGGCCCTGAGTACGGCGTGCAGACCCCCGCGCCCGACCTGGAGCGGTTCCAGGCGTGCCCTTCCCGACGGCATCGGCGCGTACCTCATCACCCGGCCCGGCAGGGGAGACCGCCTCGATGCGTGACGCCGTCGATGCGGCTCTCATCCGTAAAGTCGGCATCATGGGACGCGGGAAACTACGGGTATATCTCGGTGCCACACACCTGGTAGCGCGCGGACCGTCCACCGGTGCGAGCCGGCGCGCGGATCGGGTCGGCGTTGGCTCGATGTACGGCTGCACCGCGGAAAGGTTGGTGACGTGACTTCCGACGACCGAACCCCGCAACGGGCCACGCTCGGCACGTGGCCGACCCCGCTCGAGCCCATGCCGCGGCTGGCCGGTGCACTCGGCCTCAACCCCGACGACCTGTCGGTCAAACGCGACGACCTCACCGGCCTGGGCGGCGGCGGCAACAAGATCCGCAAACTTGAGTGGATCTGCGGCGCCGCACTGGCCGACGGCGCGACGACCCTGGTGACCAGCGGTGCGCCGCAGAGCAACCACGCGCGGCTGACCGCCGCCGCCGGCGCCCGGCTGGGGCTCGACGTCGTACTCGTGCTCGCCGGCTCACCCGGGTCGTCGGCGTCCGGGAACCTCGCCCTCAACGGGCTCTTCGGTGCGACGGTTGTGTGGGCCGGTGACGTCGGAGGCGAGGCTCTCCGCTCCGCCGCCGAGCAGGTGGCGGAGCAGCTGCGACATCGCGGCGCTGTCCCGGCGCTCATCCCCTTCGGTGGTTCGAGCGTGCTCGGTGCGCGTGGGTATGTCGAATGCGGTCGCGAACTCCTCGCTCAGGCCCCTGACTTGGCGACTGTCGTCGTCGCGGTCGGCTCCGGTGGCACCATGGCAGGCCTGGTCGACGTGCTGGGTCCCGCGCGCGTCCTCGGCGTTCACTGCGGTGCCGTCGGCGACCCTGCCCGGACCGTGTCCGAACTGGCCTCCGGCCTGTCCGGCACGCACTGCGCGCCGGAGGCGCTCAGGCTCCGGCTCGACCAGGTCGGCGACGGTTACGGTGCTTTGACCGAGCGGGTCATGGCCGCCATGACGCTGGCCGCACACACCGAAGGCATCGTGCTCGACCCGGTCTACACCGGACGCGCGATGGCCGGCCTGATCGCCGCAACCGAAGCCGGCGACATCGTCCCAGGACAGCGCACGATCCTTCTGCACTCGGGCGGTCTTCCCGGGCTCTTCGGCCACCCGGCCACGCTCGCGCGGGCAGCAGCCGCGCTCACCGCCGGAGGTTAGTGCGTCCGCCCGGGCCCGTCGGCCGCGATTACCTGCTCCGGGCGGCCGCTGTGGGATCAATTGCTCCATATGTACGCAGCGGTGGGGAATCCTAACGAGTTCGATGTGCCTGTCCCCCTATCGGAGTCGTGCTGCTGCGCAGGTGCCGCGGCTTACGCTCGCGCCGTGTTCAACGTGACAGCAGTTCTCAAACGGCTGGTCATCGGCCGCGCCATGCGCAGTGAGGAGCTGGGCGGGACGCTGCTGCCCAAGCGTCTCGCCCTGCCGATCTTCGCTTCCGACCCGCTGTCCTCGGTGGCCTACGCCACCCAGGAGATCCTGCTGGTGCTCACCCTTGGCGGGCTGGCCTATCTGCATTTCACGCCGTGGATCGCGGCCGCGGTCGTCGCGCTGATGACGGTGGTGGTGCTCTCCTACCGCCAGGTCGTGTACGCCTACCCGAGCGGCGGCGGATCGTACGAAGTCGCCTCGACGAACCTGGGCCCCTCCGCCGGTCTGGTGGTCGCCGCCTCGCTGCTCGTCGACTATGTGATGACCGTGGCCGTCTCGGTCGCCTCCGGAGTCGACAACGTCATTTCGGCCGTGCCCGCCCTGGTCGACTACCGGGTTGTGATGGCGCTGGTCTTCGTGGCCGTCCTGACCGCGATGAACCTGCGCGGGGTGCGCGAATCCGGCCAGGCATTCGCCACCCCGACGTATCTGTTCATCGGCGGGGTGCTGATCATGGTCGGCACGGGCCTGTTCCGCTACCTGCTCGGCGACGCACCGGTGGCCGAGAGCGCCGCGTACGGCATCAAGCCGCAGCCCGGGGACGCGAGCCTGACCGGGCTGGCCCTGACGATGCTGGTCCTGCGTGCCTTCTCCAGTGGCTGTACCGCACTGACCGGTGTGGAGGCGATCTCCAACGGTGTGCCGGCGTTCCGCAAGCCCAAGTCGAAGAACGCGGCGGCCACCCTGGCCGCGATGGGCATCATCGCCATCACCATGTTCGTTGGCGTCACCACGCTCGCCATCGTCGCCAAGGTGCACATCACCGACGACGCCTGCCGGCTCACCGGTCTGACCGGCGACTGCTCCTCGTACACCCAGCGCACCGTCATCGCCCAGCTCGCCGCCGCCGTCTTCGGCGGCGAGAACAGCGTCGGCTTCTACTTCCTCCAGGCCGCCACTGCCCTGGTCCTGATCCTCGCCGCGAACACCGCCTTCAACGGCTTCCCGCTGCTCGCCTCGATCCTTGCCCAGCACCGCTATCTGCCGCGCCAGCTCCACAACCGCGGCGACCGGCTCGCCTTCTCCAACGGCATCCTCGCCCTGGCCGTCGTGGCCGGTGTGCTGCTGTGGGCGTACAAGGCGAATGTCACCAGCCTCATCCACCTCTACATCCTGGGCGTGTTCACCTCCTTCACACTCTCCCAGACGGGCATGGTCCGGCACTGGAACCGTGAGCTGCGCACCGAGATCGACCCGGTGCTACGCCGCCGCCACCACGTCGCCCGTGTCATCAACGCCACCGGCGCGGTCACGACCTTCCTGGTCCTGGTCATCGTGCTGGCCACCAAGTTCACTCAGGGGGCCTGGCTGGCAGTGCTCGCCGCGATCGTGCTCTGGGTGATGATGCGGGGCATCCGCCGTCACTACGACGCCGTCGCGGCGGAAATGGCGGTCACCGACCCGCGAAGCGAGATGATGCCGCCTTCCCGCGTACTGGCCATCGTGCTGGTTTCCACCATCCACAAGCCCACCCTGCGAGCACTGGCCTACGCCCGCGCCTTCAGGCCCGACCATCTGGAAGCACTCACCGTCGCGGTCGACCGCGACGCGGCTCTCGAGCTCCAACGGCAGTGGGAGAACTACGAGATCCCGGTGCCGCTCAAGGTCCTCGACTCCCCGTACCGCGAGATCACCAGATCCGTCCTGGAGTACGTGCGCTCGATCCGGCGCGACAGTCCGCGGGACGTCGTCGCGGTCTTCATCCCCGAGTACGTCGTGGGTCACTGGTGGGAGAACCTGCTGCACAACCAGTCCGCGCTGTGGCTCAAGAGCCGCCTGCTCTTCACCCCTGGGGTCATGGTGACCAGCGTCCCCTGGCAGCTCACCTCCTCCGCCCGAGCCGACCACCCCGCCGCCCGTGCCCCCGGCTCCGTCCGCCGCGGTGAACCCACCACGCCCGACCAGAGCGAAGACGTCAGCACGCATCAGTAGCCGGTCAGGCTTCAGCTGCGCGACCTTCGTCGCTGCCGCGTACGACGAAAGTGGGCCGTGCACAGCGGGGTTGGCTGCTTAGGGTTCGGGCGTGGATGCGTCATCGAAGTTCCGGGCGGGCTGGCAGTGGCTGGCGGCGCCCGAGTTGTGGTCGCGGCGACGGACCGCCGGCGAGGCGGTGCTCGCGCTGGTGCTCGGCCTCATGGCGGCAGGGACCGAGGAACTGCTGGGCGGCGAAGGGCTGCAGCTGCTCGCCGTGGGGGCGGCGGCCGCGGTGCTGTCGCTGCTGCGACGGCGGATGCCCGCGCCGGTGCTGCTGGTGGCGGCTGCGCTGGGGCCGATTCTGAGCGGTTTCGCCGCGCTGCTGATGGTCGTGGGGTGGTCGGCCGGTCGCAGGATCGTGGGCGCCGGGCGGACGCTGGCGGCGTTCACCGTCGCGTACGTCTTCTGTGTCGCCTCCACGCTCCTGGACGTCTGGTCGCAGCAGGCACCCATGAGCTTCGTCCTGTTCACCACTCTGTACTTTCTGGCGACGACGGTTGTGCCGGGTCTGGCCAGCCGGTACTGGACGCAGCGCAGGACCCTGCTGCATGCGCTGCAGGAGCGCAATGCCCAACTGCTGCGTGAACACGCGATGGTGGCGGGGCAGGCGCGGCTTCGTG
This portion of the Streptomyces sp. NBC_01750 genome encodes:
- a CDS encoding D-cysteine desulfhydrase family protein, whose protein sequence is MTSDDRTPQRATLGTWPTPLEPMPRLAGALGLNPDDLSVKRDDLTGLGGGGNKIRKLEWICGAALADGATTLVTSGAPQSNHARLTAAAGARLGLDVVLVLAGSPGSSASGNLALNGLFGATVVWAGDVGGEALRSAAEQVAEQLRHRGAVPALIPFGGSSVLGARGYVECGRELLAQAPDLATVVVAVGSGGTMAGLVDVLGPARVLGVHCGAVGDPARTVSELASGLSGTHCAPEALRLRLDQVGDGYGALTERVMAAMTLAAHTEGIVLDPVYTGRAMAGLIAATEAGDIVPGQRTILLHSGGLPGLFGHPATLARAAAALTAGG
- a CDS encoding APC family permease produces the protein MFNVTAVLKRLVIGRAMRSEELGGTLLPKRLALPIFASDPLSSVAYATQEILLVLTLGGLAYLHFTPWIAAAVVALMTVVVLSYRQVVYAYPSGGGSYEVASTNLGPSAGLVVAASLLVDYVMTVAVSVASGVDNVISAVPALVDYRVVMALVFVAVLTAMNLRGVRESGQAFATPTYLFIGGVLIMVGTGLFRYLLGDAPVAESAAYGIKPQPGDASLTGLALTMLVLRAFSSGCTALTGVEAISNGVPAFRKPKSKNAAATLAAMGIIAITMFVGVTTLAIVAKVHITDDACRLTGLTGDCSSYTQRTVIAQLAAAVFGGENSVGFYFLQAATALVLILAANTAFNGFPLLASILAQHRYLPRQLHNRGDRLAFSNGILALAVVAGVLLWAYKANVTSLIHLYILGVFTSFTLSQTGMVRHWNRELRTEIDPVLRRRHHVARVINATGAVTTFLVLVIVLATKFTQGAWLAVLAAIVLWVMMRGIRRHYDAVAAEMAVTDPRSEMMPPSRVLAIVLVSTIHKPTLRALAYARAFRPDHLEALTVAVDRDAALELQRQWENYEIPVPLKVLDSPYREITRSVLEYVRSIRRDSPRDVVAVFIPEYVVGHWWENLLHNQSALWLKSRLLFTPGVMVTSVPWQLTSSARADHPAARAPGSVRRGEPTTPDQSEDVSTHQ